Proteins from one bacterium genomic window:
- a CDS encoding M28 family peptidase translates to MYSSKSFTAWMILAAFILATGAAARRDRADDAFSGERAMALLEMQCDMGPRLPGSPGHQALRLSIESHADSLGLGFASLCFDRADPGGGGALHLCNLVVTCGDGDGPPLWLGAHYDTRPHCDLEPDPAQAALPLIGANDGASGVAVLLHLAELFAAVPPSRPVALIFFDGEDSGLQGNLSSYCLGSQHLAERWDDFGSPLAGPRPEGLIVIDMVGERGLDIPYEPMSWRAAGDWLEAIFHRAFELGLTAFRPEPGRNVYDDHVPFIQCGLRAVDLIDFDFPQWHTTGDIPAVCAPASLEQVGRLLADIAYRPLDH, encoded by the coding sequence TTGTATTCTAGCAAGTCTTTCACGGCGTGGATGATCCTGGCGGCGTTTATCCTGGCCACCGGGGCGGCGGCGCGCCGGGACCGGGCGGATGACGCCTTCTCCGGCGAGCGGGCCATGGCCTTGCTCGAGATGCAGTGCGACATGGGGCCCCGCCTGCCCGGTTCCCCCGGGCACCAGGCCTTGCGGCTGTCGATCGAGTCTCACGCGGATTCCCTGGGACTGGGCTTTGCCAGCCTTTGTTTCGACCGTGCCGATCCCGGGGGCGGCGGCGCGCTGCACCTCTGCAATCTGGTTGTCACCTGCGGGGACGGTGACGGCCCACCCCTCTGGCTGGGCGCCCACTACGACACGCGCCCCCATTGCGATCTGGAGCCTGACCCCGCCCAGGCGGCCCTGCCGCTGATCGGCGCCAACGACGGCGCCAGCGGCGTGGCCGTCCTGCTGCACCTGGCGGAGTTGTTCGCCGCCGTGCCTCCGTCGCGGCCGGTAGCCCTGATCTTCTTCGACGGTGAGGACTCCGGCCTGCAGGGCAACCTGTCGAGTTATTGCCTGGGCTCGCAACATCTCGCCGAGCGCTGGGACGACTTCGGCTCCCCCCTGGCCGGACCGCGCCCGGAAGGCCTCATCGTGATCGACATGGTGGGCGAGCGGGGCCTCGACATTCCGTACGAACCGATGTCCTGGCGCGCCGCGGGGGACTGGCTGGAGGCAATATTCCACAGGGCCTTCGAGCTGGGCCTGACCGCCTTTCGTCCTGAACCCGGCCGGAACGTCTACGACGACCACGTTCCCTTCATCCAGTGCGGTCTGCGGGCCGTGGACCTGATCGATTTCGATTTTCCACAGTGGCACACGACCGGCGACATACCCGCCGTCTGCGCCCCCGCCAGCCTGGAGCAGGTGGGTCGCTTGCTGGCGGATATCGCGTATCGCCCCCTGGATCATTAA
- a CDS encoding ribosome maturation factor RimP: MNRYELSARVIGLLEDPLAELGFELLDVRIYQGGGRLTLRVYLDTENGVSADDCARASRTVGMLLEETDLVADAYLIEVTSPGVRRPLRTPAHFRGAVGQDVILKVFAAKGARSLKGRLLEAGDTELVLEPAAAAEQSGAETDAKVLHLKMDEIREANLDPDFDVQALINADRRRRKQDKKQAREQRREQRRRPRKS, encoded by the coding sequence GTGAACCGTTACGAGTTGTCAGCCAGAGTCATCGGTCTGCTCGAGGATCCGCTCGCCGAACTCGGCTTCGAACTGCTGGACGTGCGCATCTACCAGGGAGGCGGCCGGCTCACGCTGCGCGTCTACCTGGATACCGAGAACGGCGTCTCGGCTGACGATTGCGCCCGCGCCTCCCGCACGGTGGGCATGCTGCTGGAGGAAACGGATCTGGTGGCGGACGCCTACCTGATCGAGGTGACGTCACCCGGCGTGAGACGCCCCTTGCGGACACCCGCCCATTTCCGGGGCGCCGTCGGCCAGGACGTCATCCTGAAGGTCTTCGCCGCCAAGGGAGCGCGTTCGCTCAAGGGCAGGCTGCTCGAGGCCGGCGACACGGAGCTCGTCCTGGAACCCGCCGCCGCGGCCGAACAATCCGGCGCCGAGACGGACGCGAAGGTCCTGCACCTGAAGATGGACGAGATACGCGAGGCCAACCTCGACCCGGACTTCGATGTGCAGGCGCTGATCAATGCCGACCGGCGCCGTCGCAAGCAAGACAAGAAACAGGCGCGCGAACAGCGCCGTGAGCAGAGACGCCGGCCGCGCAAGAGCTAG
- the nusA gene encoding transcription termination factor NusA translates to MDYNVLDALAMITREKNVDRSIVIESLVAGLQSAARKKLGAESIIDARVDETTGAMSVELVKTVVEEIEDEDAEMTIEEARAEFGSQVQIGDELRWDLPLEDFGRNAILVAKQILVQKVREAERSQIFDTYRDRVGEIITGTVQQVDRGNVLVNLGRVEALLPWREQIRGEKQRQGASIRCLVIEALDNAKGPQIILSRSHPGFLKLLFEQEVPEIQEGIVEIKAVAREPGSRSKIAVVSNDDRVDAVGSCVGMKGSRVQAVTRELSGERIDIVPWSSETSLLISRALSPAEVSNIILNEATHEATVVVNEDQLSKAIGKEGKNVRLAAKLTEWKIDLVSSREYHIRQRIKSEVSMELEEMNGVTERLAGLLREAGIHSIRELALVPTETLLAIPGIGPKTAESLQDTAIVTMEELDRIIETTVAEEVAKAEAEEKPLFDESLLGDESVDAEADAETGAAAGEEEQAKDAFLDFDSRLNAIESEEDAAAEEDAGADAASAAPAGEDEASTVTVSEEEPADEEPKV, encoded by the coding sequence ATGGACTACAACGTCCTCGACGCCCTCGCCATGATCACGAGGGAAAAGAACGTGGACCGGTCTATCGTCATCGAGTCGCTCGTGGCTGGTCTGCAGTCCGCCGCCCGCAAGAAGCTGGGCGCCGAGTCGATCATCGATGCGCGCGTGGACGAGACCACAGGCGCCATGTCCGTCGAGCTGGTCAAGACCGTGGTCGAGGAGATCGAGGACGAGGACGCCGAGATGACCATAGAGGAGGCCCGCGCCGAGTTCGGCAGCCAGGTCCAGATCGGCGACGAGTTGCGCTGGGACCTGCCGCTAGAGGATTTCGGGCGCAATGCGATCCTGGTCGCGAAGCAGATCCTGGTCCAGAAGGTCAGGGAAGCCGAGCGCTCGCAGATCTTCGACACCTACAGGGACCGCGTGGGCGAGATCATCACCGGCACCGTGCAGCAGGTGGATCGCGGAAACGTCCTGGTCAATCTCGGGCGCGTGGAGGCCCTGCTGCCCTGGCGCGAACAGATCCGCGGCGAAAAGCAACGACAGGGCGCGTCCATCCGCTGCCTCGTCATCGAAGCCCTCGACAACGCCAAGGGTCCGCAGATCATTCTGTCGCGCAGCCACCCCGGTTTCCTGAAGCTGCTCTTCGAACAGGAAGTGCCGGAGATCCAGGAAGGCATCGTCGAGATCAAGGCGGTGGCGCGGGAACCGGGCTCGCGGTCGAAGATCGCCGTGGTCTCCAACGACGACCGCGTGGACGCCGTCGGCTCCTGTGTCGGCATGAAGGGCAGCCGCGTGCAGGCCGTCACGCGGGAACTGTCCGGCGAACGCATAGACATCGTGCCCTGGAGCTCCGAGACCTCGTTGCTGATCAGCCGGGCGCTCAGTCCCGCCGAGGTCAGTAACATCATCCTCAACGAGGCCACGCATGAAGCCACGGTAGTGGTCAACGAGGATCAGCTGTCCAAGGCGATCGGCAAGGAGGGCAAGAACGTCCGGCTGGCGGCCAAGCTCACCGAATGGAAGATAGATCTGGTCTCCTCGCGCGAATACCACATCCGTCAGCGGATCAAGTCGGAGGTCTCCATGGAGCTCGAGGAGATGAACGGCGTGACCGAGAGGCTGGCGGGCCTGCTGCGCGAGGCCGGCATCCATTCCATCCGGGAACTCGCCCTCGTTCCCACCGAGACTCTGCTCGCGATCCCGGGCATCGGTCCCAAGACGGCGGAATCCCTGCAGGACACCGCTATCGTGACCATGGAGGAGCTCGATCGCATCATCGAGACCACCGTCGCGGAGGAAGTGGCCAAGGCCGAAGCCGAGGAGAAGCCGCTCTTCGACGAGAGTCTGCTCGGCGACGAATCCGTAGATGCGGAGGCGGATGCCGAGACGGGCGCGGCGGCCGGCGAGGAAGAGCAGGCCAAGGATGCCTTCCTGGATTTCGACAGCAGGCTCAACGCGATCGAGTCCGAGGAAGACGCGGCCGCCGAGGAGGATGCCGGCGCTGACGCAGCATCGGCCGCTCCCGCCGGCGAGGATGAGGCGTCGACCGTTACCGTCAGCGAGGAGGAGCCGGCGGACGAGGAGCCGAAGGTCTGA
- a CDS encoding ribosomal L7Ae/L30e/S12e/Gadd45 family protein — MTGGAGVDKSTLLKLLGLAHRAGRVACGFDAVAQLVARGRRPLVIVATDASPGQRDKILRLRPVREFWTDRLTRDELAPALGRKELIVVALADPDFLRGLGSGKSGKRPRKARGARRRPSDGK; from the coding sequence ATGACGGGTGGAGCCGGTGTCGACAAGAGCACTTTGCTGAAGCTGCTGGGGTTGGCGCACAGGGCCGGTCGCGTGGCGTGCGGATTCGACGCGGTGGCGCAGCTGGTGGCGAGGGGACGGCGGCCGCTGGTGATCGTGGCCACTGACGCGAGTCCCGGCCAGCGAGACAAGATACTGCGCTTGCGGCCGGTGCGGGAATTCTGGACCGACCGCCTGACCCGTGACGAGCTGGCACCGGCCCTGGGGCGCAAGGAACTGATCGTCGTGGCACTGGCCGACCCGGATTTCCTGCGGGGGCTGGGCAGCGGCAAGAGCGGCAAGCGTCCCCGCAAGGCACGGGGAGCGCGACGGCGACCGTCCGACGGGAAGTGA
- the infB gene encoding translation initiation factor IF-2 has protein sequence MVRKLRVYELAKHYGVESPTILKMMRDMHAEAKSHMSVVEDDIIVRVHATFQHKRELMRVNYAKAHNLDPEKLKHVASFMPLEMPQPPEEPEKEQKAAKKKPTQKKTAKKRVAKKKAAKKTTATKKKVAKKKTVAKKKAPPQTDDVGETVPQVAAKAPVRGTRIIKKADVEASRAEAEAEAKAAEEAAEAETPAAEAGTAPAERGEAKASGDEEGAAGSEETARQAAGPAAEKRKPVKKRPRRTAKIIRMGEGVVTTTTGKEQPAGRPAKKDKAPQPEQTWSWGEVRRDLTGRKGRIGSEVKDSVRESVQAAMQKRQEMRVQQPDTARKRRRNKKKVDEVAVAQSVKQTLAQMGGAKGGKRKHKKADDGEGLGVAQHMLCVTEYITVQELAEKFEVPPRDLITKLFGIGLMATMNQRLDKDQIELLAEEFEKEVEFLSEFGEDELAREAVDVGELEHRAPVVTVMGHVDHGKTSLLDYIRKTNVIAGEAGGITQHIGAYRVMTPGGPITFLDTPGHEAFSAMRARGAQVTDIVILVVAADDRIMPQTIEAINHAKSAGVPIIVAVNKIDLPGARPDLVKQDLLNHAIVVEEFGGEVLSAEISAKKGTRIDKLLELVHLQSEVLELQASSQGPALGTVVEASKEPGRGVIFTVLVEQGTLRVGDNFLVGLQDGKVRALLDERGDPIEKVCPGEPAVVLGASDVPLAGDRLHVLGSEREVRDIAAKRRQLQRVQQFSAPQRTITLDNLAELVADKDIKELPLIVKGDVAGSVEAICDSLLQLNTEEVQVKIVHKGVGAINESDVLLASNTGAMIVGFHMRPGAAIMDFAASQHVTIENFDIIYEVVDTMKKAMAGLLDAVKREVSTGSAEVRQVFRIPKLGSVAGSYVIEGTIIRNSLVRLVRDEVMIFEGRINSLKRFKEDAKEVQAGYECGIGLENFHDLQDGDIIETYRIEEEKRLEL, from the coding sequence TTGGTCAGGAAGCTCAGGGTTTACGAACTCGCCAAGCATTACGGCGTGGAAAGCCCGACCATACTCAAGATGATGCGCGACATGCACGCCGAGGCCAAGAGCCACATGAGCGTGGTGGAAGACGACATCATCGTCCGCGTCCACGCCACCTTCCAGCACAAGCGCGAGTTGATGCGCGTCAACTACGCCAAGGCCCACAACCTGGATCCGGAGAAGCTGAAGCACGTCGCCAGCTTCATGCCCCTCGAGATGCCGCAGCCGCCGGAAGAGCCAGAGAAGGAGCAGAAGGCGGCCAAGAAGAAGCCGACCCAGAAGAAGACGGCGAAGAAGAGGGTCGCGAAGAAAAAGGCGGCCAAGAAGACCACTGCCACGAAGAAGAAGGTGGCCAAGAAGAAGACCGTCGCCAAGAAGAAGGCGCCGCCCCAGACCGACGACGTCGGCGAGACCGTCCCGCAGGTCGCGGCCAAGGCGCCCGTGCGCGGGACGCGCATCATCAAGAAGGCCGACGTGGAGGCTTCCAGGGCCGAGGCGGAAGCCGAGGCCAAGGCCGCCGAGGAGGCCGCCGAGGCCGAGACGCCCGCGGCCGAAGCCGGCACAGCCCCCGCAGAGCGGGGCGAAGCCAAGGCGAGCGGGGACGAGGAAGGGGCCGCAGGGTCCGAGGAGACGGCCCGACAAGCCGCCGGGCCCGCAGCCGAAAAGCGCAAGCCCGTCAAAAAGCGACCGCGGCGCACCGCCAAGATCATTCGCATGGGCGAGGGCGTGGTGACAACGACCACCGGCAAGGAGCAGCCCGCCGGCCGGCCGGCCAAGAAGGACAAGGCCCCGCAACCGGAGCAGACCTGGAGCTGGGGAGAAGTACGGCGCGACCTGACCGGCAGGAAGGGACGCATCGGTTCCGAGGTCAAGGACTCGGTGCGCGAGTCCGTGCAGGCTGCCATGCAGAAACGGCAGGAAATGCGCGTCCAGCAGCCGGACACGGCTCGCAAGCGCCGGCGCAACAAGAAGAAGGTCGACGAGGTCGCCGTCGCCCAGAGCGTGAAGCAGACCCTGGCCCAGATGGGCGGCGCCAAGGGCGGCAAGCGCAAGCACAAGAAGGCGGACGACGGTGAAGGCCTCGGCGTGGCGCAGCACATGCTCTGCGTGACGGAGTACATCACGGTGCAGGAGCTGGCGGAGAAATTCGAGGTTCCGCCCCGCGACCTCATCACCAAGCTCTTCGGCATCGGCTTGATGGCGACCATGAACCAGAGGCTGGACAAGGACCAGATAGAATTGTTGGCCGAGGAATTCGAGAAGGAAGTCGAGTTCCTGTCCGAGTTCGGCGAGGACGAGCTCGCGCGCGAGGCAGTCGACGTGGGCGAGCTGGAGCACAGGGCGCCGGTGGTGACGGTCATGGGCCACGTGGACCACGGCAAGACCTCGCTGCTGGACTACATCCGCAAGACGAACGTGATCGCCGGCGAGGCGGGGGGCATCACCCAGCACATCGGCGCCTACCGCGTGATGACACCGGGCGGTCCGATCACCTTCCTGGATACGCCGGGCCACGAAGCCTTCAGCGCCATGCGTGCGCGCGGCGCCCAGGTGACCGATATCGTGATCCTCGTGGTCGCGGCCGACGACCGGATCATGCCCCAGACCATAGAGGCCATCAATCACGCCAAGTCGGCCGGCGTTCCCATCATCGTGGCCGTGAACAAGATCGATCTGCCCGGTGCGCGTCCCGATCTCGTCAAGCAGGACCTGCTCAATCACGCGATCGTGGTCGAGGAGTTCGGCGGCGAGGTGCTCAGCGCCGAGATCTCGGCGAAGAAGGGCACGAGAATCGACAAGCTGCTCGAACTGGTACATCTCCAGTCCGAGGTCCTGGAGTTGCAGGCCTCGAGCCAGGGACCGGCGCTCGGCACGGTGGTCGAGGCATCCAAGGAACCCGGGCGCGGCGTGATCTTCACGGTGCTGGTAGAGCAGGGTACGCTCCGCGTGGGCGACAATTTCCTGGTGGGACTGCAGGATGGCAAGGTCCGCGCCCTGCTGGACGAACGCGGCGACCCCATCGAGAAGGTCTGTCCCGGCGAACCGGCAGTGGTGCTGGGCGCCAGCGACGTCCCGCTCGCAGGAGACCGCCTGCACGTTCTCGGTTCCGAGCGCGAGGTGCGCGACATCGCGGCCAAGCGACGCCAGCTGCAGCGCGTGCAGCAGTTCTCGGCCCCCCAGAGGACGATCACGCTGGACAATCTCGCCGAACTTGTGGCGGACAAGGACATCAAGGAGTTGCCCCTGATCGTCAAGGGCGACGTGGCGGGCTCCGTGGAGGCCATCTGCGACTCCCTGCTGCAGCTCAACACCGAGGAAGTCCAGGTGAAGATCGTCCACAAGGGCGTCGGCGCCATCAACGAGTCCGACGTCCTGCTGGCTTCCAACACGGGCGCCATGATCGTGGGCTTCCACATGCGTCCGGGCGCGGCGATCATGGACTTCGCCGCGAGCCAGCACGTCACCATCGAGAACTTCGACATCATCTACGAAGTGGTCGATACCATGAAGAAGGCCATGGCCGGCCTGCTCGACGCCGTCAAGCGCGAGGTCAGCACCGGCTCCGCCGAGGTGCGCCAGGTTTTCCGCATACCCAAGCTCGGTTCCGTGGCCGGATCCTACGTCATCGAGGGCACGATCATCCGCAATTCGCTGGTGCGGCTCGTGCGTGACGAGGTGATGATCTTCGAAGGCCGGATCAATTCGCTCAAGCGCTTCAAGGAAGATGCGAAGGAGGTCCAGGCGGGCTACGAATGCGGTATCGGCCTGGAGAATTTCCACGATCTCCAGGACGGCGACATCATCGAGACCTACCGGATCGAGGAAGAGAAGCGCTTGGAGCTCTGA
- the rbfA gene encoding 30S ribosome-binding factor RbfA → MDPYKLQRQGAAIRKVLAELITTDVKDPRVGFVSILRVELNRDQTVAEVLFSVIGGDEDRRDTLAGLKKARGFLQGRLSDILRLRHTPDLRFVYDDSADRGMGVDNILAELSARGEFEDEAMRNRKRTLGSLEPPADLLRALGAGRRCWIVPHWNPDPDSMGSALALAEALQASGKEAVVFTYPDPPYGFASLPGYGDTVPAARAAELLLDAPPDLLLMCDCHHLSRAGEDLAPRLNSIGEVWCIDHHMIADGSAPLQGWIEPLASAASLLVLRVVEALASGDVPGADPFEMTTDMATNIYAGLYADTGGFRFPNVLPLTFEAAGRLASAGVDTAVVAEQMLHQRSRPATELLKLVMATFEFHGRGRILTLRADKRMMSETGTSMSDTEGIIGLASGTAGVRFVVFLKERDDGLWRISLRATDGGDVQRLAARYDGGGHVLAAGCTIAGDPYEITNDLVAALSEQLT, encoded by the coding sequence ATGGACCCGTACAAGCTGCAGAGACAGGGCGCCGCCATACGCAAGGTGCTCGCCGAGCTGATCACGACCGATGTCAAGGATCCCCGCGTGGGCTTCGTGTCCATCTTGCGCGTGGAGTTGAACCGCGACCAGACGGTGGCCGAGGTCCTCTTCTCGGTGATAGGCGGCGACGAAGACCGCCGGGACACCCTCGCCGGCCTCAAGAAGGCGCGCGGTTTCCTCCAGGGCAGGCTTAGCGACATCCTGCGTCTGCGTCATACGCCGGACCTGCGTTTCGTCTACGACGACTCGGCAGACCGGGGCATGGGCGTGGACAACATCCTGGCCGAGTTGTCGGCCCGGGGGGAATTCGAGGACGAGGCGATGCGCAACCGCAAGCGGACGCTGGGTTCGCTGGAGCCGCCGGCCGATCTCCTGCGGGCCCTCGGTGCCGGACGGCGCTGCTGGATCGTCCCCCACTGGAATCCCGATCCCGACAGCATGGGCTCCGCGCTGGCCCTGGCAGAGGCCCTGCAGGCGTCGGGCAAGGAAGCCGTCGTCTTCACGTATCCCGACCCGCCTTACGGTTTCGCGAGCTTGCCGGGCTACGGAGACACCGTTCCCGCCGCAAGGGCCGCCGAGCTGCTGCTCGACGCACCTCCCGATCTCCTGCTCATGTGCGATTGCCATCACCTGAGCCGCGCGGGGGAGGACCTGGCTCCCCGGCTCAATAGCATCGGGGAGGTCTGGTGCATCGATCACCACATGATCGCGGACGGATCGGCCCCGCTGCAGGGATGGATCGAACCCCTCGCGAGTGCGGCCAGCCTGCTGGTCCTGCGTGTCGTCGAGGCGCTGGCGTCCGGCGATGTCCCGGGTGCCGACCCCTTCGAGATGACCACGGACATGGCGACGAACATCTACGCGGGGCTCTACGCGGATACCGGCGGCTTCCGTTTTCCCAACGTGCTGCCCCTGACCTTCGAGGCCGCCGGGCGCCTCGCCTCCGCCGGCGTGGACACGGCCGTCGTGGCGGAGCAGATGCTCCACCAGAGATCGCGACCGGCCACGGAGCTCCTGAAGCTCGTGATGGCCACCTTCGAGTTCCACGGTCGGGGTCGCATCCTCACCCTGCGGGCCGACAAGCGCATGATGTCCGAGACGGGCACCTCCATGTCCGACACCGAGGGCATCATCGGCCTGGCCTCGGGCACGGCCGGCGTCCGCTTCGTCGTCTTCCTCAAGGAGCGCGACGACGGCCTGTGGCGCATCTCGCTGCGCGCCACCGACGGCGGCGACGTGCAGCGTCTGGCTGCCCGGTACGACGGGGGCGGGCACGTCCTGGCCGCTGGATGCACCATCGCCGGGGATCCCTACGAGATCACCAACGACCTGGTGGCAGCCCTGTCCGAACAACTGACCTAG
- the truB gene encoding tRNA pseudouridine(55) synthase TruB yields the protein MAAPHRGFLLIDKPRGVSSHGVVETVRRVLAPGTRRRGAGRFRCGHAGTLDPLATGLLLILCGPETRLSRFLLGHDKRYRFTLRLGVSTDTLDADGEEVATGGADYCAADVAAALDAFRGESQQVPPVISALKRGGRPMYALARGGGDVPELAGRPVRIHDIGVCGEARRRAARHGEVCDVDLSVHCASGTYIRSLARDIAAALGTVGHVFELRRTAIGPFEVAEALGAARMHDAEALAGALRPAVVALPEMPALAVTAAEAAALRQGIQPETAWLARLPEPPVAWPSGMGEFFRMVDAAGDLVAVGELAHPSDGANGGPVPPRIAAVFPPQPGESERDRGSCD from the coding sequence ATGGCTGCGCCGCACAGGGGCTTCCTGCTGATCGACAAGCCGCGGGGCGTTTCCTCGCACGGCGTCGTCGAGACGGTGCGCCGCGTCCTCGCTCCGGGCACCCGCCGTCGCGGCGCCGGACGCTTTCGCTGCGGACACGCCGGCACGCTCGATCCTCTAGCCACCGGCCTCCTCTTGATACTCTGCGGCCCCGAGACCAGGTTGTCCCGTTTCCTCCTGGGACATGACAAGCGCTATCGCTTCACCTTGAGGCTCGGCGTGTCCACCGACACGCTGGACGCCGACGGCGAGGAAGTGGCCACCGGCGGGGCCGATTATTGCGCGGCCGACGTCGCTGCCGCCCTCGACGCGTTCCGCGGCGAGTCCCAGCAGGTGCCGCCGGTCATCTCGGCTTTGAAGCGGGGTGGCCGGCCCATGTACGCACTCGCGCGTGGCGGCGGGGACGTGCCGGAGCTGGCCGGCAGGCCGGTGCGTATCCATGACATCGGGGTCTGTGGCGAGGCGCGAAGACGCGCCGCACGGCACGGGGAGGTCTGCGACGTGGACCTTTCGGTGCACTGCGCCAGCGGCACCTACATCCGCTCGCTGGCCCGCGACATCGCCGCGGCCCTCGGTACGGTGGGCCACGTGTTCGAGCTGCGTCGCACGGCGATCGGCCCTTTCGAGGTTGCGGAAGCGCTCGGCGCCGCTAGAATGCACGATGCCGAGGCCTTGGCCGGCGCGCTGCGTCCCGCTGTCGTGGCGTTGCCAGAGATGCCGGCGCTGGCCGTCACGGCCGCCGAGGCCGCGGCCCTGCGCCAGGGCATCCAGCCGGAGACCGCGTGGCTGGCGCGTCTGCCGGAACCTCCCGTCGCCTGGCCGTCGGGGATGGGGGAGTTTTTCCGGATGGTCGACGCGGCCGGCGACCTGGTGGCCGTCGGAGAGTTGGCGCACCCGAGCGACGGGGCGAACGGGGGACCGGTGCCGCCCCGCATCGCCGCGGTCTTTCCTCCGCAGCCCGGTGAGAGTGAAAGGGATCGAGGATCTTGCGACTGA